A single window of Bradyrhizobium daqingense DNA harbors:
- a CDS encoding methyltransferase, translating into MGVLHRLEHGIVRPLLRRVRPAKRVVLGGLTIEYRSELDGGGIEFGQDFIPFLRSRKMPKQPRLFEWCAGPAFIGFSALGHGLCETMCLADINPAAVACCKTTVRLNHLEERVSVYQSNNLRSIPKTERWNLVVSNPPHFIDQYEGDIRAHDPDWAIHREFFNTIGPFLADDGVVVLQENNRGSTVETFREMIDAAGLKIVFTQGDHETLTPRSIFYFIGIMRKDVDVPDWARQSEP; encoded by the coding sequence GTGGGGGTCCTGCACCGGCTCGAGCATGGCATAGTGCGACCACTGTTGCGGCGGGTCAGGCCTGCCAAGCGCGTGGTGCTGGGCGGACTCACCATCGAATACAGAAGCGAGCTCGACGGCGGCGGGATCGAGTTCGGCCAGGACTTCATCCCCTTTCTGCGCTCCCGGAAGATGCCGAAGCAGCCTCGCTTGTTCGAGTGGTGCGCCGGACCGGCGTTCATCGGCTTTTCGGCGCTGGGGCACGGCCTGTGCGAGACGATGTGTCTCGCCGACATCAACCCGGCGGCCGTTGCCTGTTGCAAGACCACCGTCCGCCTGAACCATCTGGAGGAACGGGTCTCCGTCTACCAATCCAACAATCTGCGGAGCATCCCGAAGACCGAGCGCTGGAACCTGGTGGTCAGCAACCCGCCGCACTTCATCGACCAGTACGAAGGCGATATCCGCGCGCACGACCCCGATTGGGCGATCCACCGCGAGTTCTTCAACACGATCGGCCCCTTCTTGGCGGACGACGGCGTGGTCGTGCTGCAGGAGAACAATCGCGGCTCGACGGTCGAGACGTTTCGGGAGATGATCGACGCGGCCGGGCTGAAGATCGTGTTCACCCAGGGTGACCACGAGACGCTGACGCCCAGAAGCATTTTCTATTTCATCGGGATCATGCGGAAGGACGTTGACGTGCCAGACTGGGCCCGCCAGTCCGAGCCGTGA
- a CDS encoding glycosyltransferase, which produces MRVVAAVLLLVSALHAGIWGVMREKETAPDFKGLLPSVSYAPFEGSAHPDIDNIPTVEKIRADLKTLSTMTRAIRLYSSTGGVELVPPIAAEFGLKVTVGAWIDKDKDRNEREIKAAIELARKNSNVVGVVVGNEVIYRGEQKVEDLIGMIKKVKGSVRVPVTTGEIWNIWRDNPDLGSNVDFIAAHVLPYWENFRSDQAVDQAVDRYNLLRNLFPGKRIVIAEFGWPSQGYNLRNADPGAFQQAVILRNFVTRAEAIGMEYNIVEAIDQPWKFFEGGVGPYWGILDASREPKFAWTGPVENPDYWKLMGIALLVGILLSLPILRIEKPTAKQAFLLSATANGVGAWAATVFAFWNTHYFIFGSAFALTLGMILLVPLVLIAMARIDEIAAVAFGRPPQRLITKDKPVENVPENYYPKVSIHIPAYFEPVDMLKQTLDALSRLNYPNYECVVIINNTPDPAFWQPIQDHCRALGERFKFINAEKVQGFKAGALRIAMDRTAADAEIIGILDADYVVEPDWLKDLVPAFADPRVGLVQAPQEHRDGDLSIMHYIMNGEYAGFFDIGMVQRNELNAVIVHGTMCLIRRAAMDMAGGWSSDTICEDSDLGLAIQELGWVTHYTNTRYGQGLLPDTYEAFKKQRHRWAYGGLQIVKKHWRQFLPGKSRLTPDQKREYGLGWLNWLGAESLGVVVALLNLVWVPIVAFADIAIPDKILTLPIIGAFVVSLVHFLSMYRARVAIKPGQMLGAMIAAMSVQWTVSRAVAQGLITEHIAFARTSKGGLSRMSIEFQAFWEAVIGALLIIGAGVLIASNSYRQITEIYIFAGVLVLQSLPFLAAVAIAILELSRINSFQFWRDSAIRSAELIGLRPVALPPVGAPQAVPTEVRRETN; this is translated from the coding sequence GGGAGTCATGCGCGAGAAGGAAACCGCGCCCGACTTCAAGGGCCTGTTGCCCAGCGTCTCGTACGCGCCGTTCGAAGGCTCGGCCCACCCCGACATCGACAACATCCCGACCGTCGAGAAAATCCGCGCCGACCTGAAGACGCTGTCGACCATGACGCGCGCCATCCGCCTCTATTCGTCGACGGGCGGCGTGGAACTGGTGCCGCCGATCGCCGCCGAGTTCGGCCTCAAGGTCACGGTCGGCGCCTGGATCGACAAGGACAAGGACCGCAACGAGCGCGAGATCAAGGCTGCGATCGAGCTCGCCCGCAAGAACAGCAACGTCGTCGGCGTCGTGGTCGGCAACGAAGTGATCTACCGCGGCGAGCAGAAGGTCGAAGACCTCATCGGCATGATCAAGAAGGTCAAGGGCTCCGTCCGCGTGCCCGTCACGACCGGTGAGATCTGGAACATCTGGCGCGACAATCCCGATCTCGGCTCCAACGTCGATTTCATCGCCGCCCACGTGCTGCCCTATTGGGAAAACTTCCGCTCGGACCAGGCGGTCGATCAGGCTGTCGATCGCTACAATCTCTTGCGCAATTTGTTCCCCGGCAAGCGCATCGTGATCGCCGAGTTCGGCTGGCCGAGCCAGGGCTACAACTTACGCAACGCTGATCCCGGCGCGTTCCAGCAGGCGGTGATCCTGCGAAATTTCGTCACCCGCGCCGAAGCCATCGGCATGGAATACAACATCGTCGAGGCCATCGATCAGCCCTGGAAATTCTTCGAAGGCGGCGTCGGTCCGTACTGGGGCATCCTCGACGCCAGCCGCGAGCCGAAATTCGCCTGGACCGGCCCGGTCGAGAACCCCGATTATTGGAAGCTGATGGGCATCGCCCTGCTGGTCGGCATCCTCCTGTCGCTGCCGATCCTGCGCATCGAAAAGCCGACTGCGAAGCAGGCGTTCCTGCTGTCAGCGACCGCCAACGGCGTCGGCGCCTGGGCTGCGACCGTGTTCGCGTTCTGGAACACGCACTACTTCATCTTCGGCTCGGCTTTCGCGCTGACGCTCGGCATGATCCTCCTTGTTCCTCTCGTTCTCATTGCGATGGCGCGCATCGACGAGATCGCCGCGGTCGCCTTCGGCCGGCCGCCGCAGCGGCTGATCACCAAGGACAAGCCGGTCGAGAACGTGCCCGAGAACTACTATCCCAAGGTCTCGATCCATATCCCCGCTTATTTCGAGCCGGTCGACATGCTCAAGCAGACGCTCGATGCGCTGTCGCGGCTGAACTACCCGAACTACGAATGCGTCGTCATCATCAACAACACGCCGGATCCTGCCTTCTGGCAGCCGATCCAGGACCATTGCCGCGCGCTCGGTGAGCGCTTCAAGTTCATCAATGCCGAGAAGGTGCAGGGCTTCAAGGCCGGCGCCTTGCGGATCGCGATGGATCGCACAGCGGCGGACGCCGAGATCATCGGCATCCTCGATGCCGACTATGTCGTCGAGCCCGACTGGCTGAAGGACCTCGTGCCGGCGTTCGCCGATCCGCGCGTCGGTCTCGTGCAGGCGCCGCAGGAGCATCGCGACGGCGACCTGTCGATCATGCACTACATCATGAACGGCGAATATGCCGGCTTCTTCGACATCGGCATGGTCCAGCGCAACGAGCTCAACGCCGTCATCGTACACGGCACGATGTGCCTGATCCGCCGCGCCGCGATGGACATGGCCGGCGGCTGGTCGTCGGACACGATTTGCGAGGATTCCGATCTCGGCCTTGCGATCCAGGAGCTGGGCTGGGTCACCCATTACACCAACACGCGCTACGGCCAGGGCCTGCTCCCTGACACTTACGAGGCCTTCAAGAAGCAGCGTCACCGCTGGGCCTATGGCGGCCTGCAGATCGTCAAGAAGCACTGGCGCCAGTTCCTGCCCGGCAAGAGCCGGCTGACGCCCGACCAGAAACGCGAATACGGCCTCGGCTGGCTGAACTGGCTCGGCGCCGAAAGCCTCGGCGTGGTCGTGGCCCTGCTCAACCTCGTCTGGGTGCCGATCGTCGCCTTCGCCGACATCGCCATTCCCGACAAGATCCTGACGCTGCCGATCATCGGCGCCTTCGTCGTCTCGCTGGTGCATTTCCTGTCGATGTACCGCGCCCGCGTCGCGATCAAGCCCGGCCAGATGCTGGGCGCGATGATCGCGGCGATGAGCGTGCAATGGACGGTGTCGCGCGCGGTGGCGCAGGGTCTCATCACCGAGCACATCGCCTTCGCCCGCACCTCCAAGGGCGGGCTGTCGCGGATGTCGATCGAGTTCCAGGCGTTCTGGGAGGCGGTGATCGGCGCCCTCCTCATCATCGGCGCCGGCGTCCTGATTGCCTCCAACAGCTACCGCCAGATCACCGAGATCTACATCTTCGCCGGCGTGCTGGTGCTGCAGAGCCTGCCGTTCCTCGCCGCGGTCGCGATCGCGATCCTCGAGCTCAGCCGCATCAACTCGTTCCAGTTCTGGCGCGACAGCGCCATCCGCTCCGCCGAGCTGATCGGCCTGCGTCCGGTGGCGCTGCCTCCCGTGGGCGCACCGCAAGCCGTGCCGACCGAGGTACGGCGGGAGACGAACTGA